AAAATTCTGCAACAAGGCTTGTGTTGCAATAATGGAGGGCGCTGCCGGTTGCAAAAAAGTTCCGCAACAAGGCTTGTGTTACAATAATGCAGGGCGCCAATGATGACTGACGAGCCGGGCGATCTTTTAAAAAGATGCGTCGGCGGACGCGTAGCAGCCCCTAATAAATTCGTCGCAGAAAGGAAGGTAGAAGCAGTACTGGATCAAAAAAGACGGGATCCCCAgctcgtttttcttttttctttttcttttttcaggcGATCCTCCCAGCTCGTGCATCTGCATGCCTGAACTGGGCCTGTTGTTCTCGCTGGCCCATATCCGCGGCTATGTGTATCTTGCGGACACTGCCGAGACCTCCCGTGCCAAGAACCGACTCGAGAACCCACCGCCTACATACCTCGGCTCTCTCCGGCGGCGTGGCCGACTGTGTCACGGTGGAGCCACAGGGGAGTTGGATCCACGCAAGGCGCAACATCTGGCCTGGATGAGCCGCCGTTCCCCGCCAGCGTCGGCGCCCCCGATGGACGACGAGAATCTCCTGGAGGAGATCCTCTTCCGCCTGCCTCCACCCTCCATCCTCCCAGCTTCCCTCGTCTACAAGCGCTGGCATGGCATCCTCGCCGACCGCCGATTCGTCCAACGCTTCCGCGAGCACCACCGGAAGCCTCCATTGTTGGGCTACTTTGACAGAAAATTTCGAGGGGCCAGCTTCACTCCTATGGCAGGGTTCACCCCCGTGCTGGGCTCCATCCCTCGTCTTGGCCTCCTCAACCTCGTCGACTGCCGCCATGGTGTAGCCCTTTTTCTTGATCATGCACGCCGCGAGATCCTCTTGTGGAACCCCATCGCCGGCGTCCAGCGCCACGTGGCTTTTCCGCCAGGGCTCAACCATGGCACTGATTGCGAGGTCCAGACCGCCGCGGTGCTCTGCTGCGCCTCCGACGGTCTCCCCGTGCACCGTGACTGCCACTTGAGTGCATTTACACTAGTACTGGTTGGGGACTATCCTAAACGAGCAAAGAAATTCACATGTCTCTATGAATCCAAGTCTGGTGTATGGGGACAAGTAATCTCGACAGCCGCTCGAAGTTGGGTTTATAGGAACAGGCCCAGCGTCCTGGTTGGAAGTACACTTTGCTGGTTGCTTTTAAGCTCCGACATCCTTCAGCTCGATTTTAAAAATAGGACGCTTGTTGTGATTGAGAAGCCGGCATACGCCTATGATGCTGATGCCAACTGCTCGTATTTTCAGCCCTTACGAACAGAGGACGGTGGCCTTGGCCTGGCCGTTCGCTCAAAAAACCTAAGCATCCAACTATGGGTGAGGAAATCCAACTACGAGGACACTGTCTCATGGGTGCTA
Above is a window of Triticum aestivum cultivar Chinese Spring chromosome 6B, IWGSC CS RefSeq v2.1, whole genome shotgun sequence DNA encoding:
- the LOC123133098 gene encoding uncharacterized protein is translated as MSRRSPPASAPPMDDENLLEEILFRLPPPSILPASLVYKRWHGILADRRFVQRFREHHRKPPLLGYFDRKFRGASFTPMAGFTPVLGSIPRLGLLNLVDCRHGVALFLDHARREILLWNPIAGVQRHVAFPPGLNHGTDCEVQTAAVLCCASDGLPVHRDCHLSAFTLVLVGDYPKRAKKFTCLYESKSGVWGQVISTAARSWVYRNRPSVLVGSTLCWLLLSSDILQLDFKNRTLVVIEKPAYAYDADANCSYFQPLRTEDGGLGLAVRSKNLSIQLWVRKSNYEDTVSWVLKKTVQLGDQISHPLFPRLSTSIMMMGYDEDTNVIFLCYESCHHFMLQLDSMQFRHISTKPNLAYRVCYPYRDFYTEEAPQ